The proteins below come from a single Candidozyma auris chromosome 3, complete sequence genomic window:
- the RHB1 gene encoding putative GTPase: MTVRFVEDHFVESYYPTIENQFSKVIRYKNQDYAIEILDTAGQDEFSIMNEKHLVGIHGYLLVYSVTSRQSFELVDVIRDKILNSIGADSMPMVLIGNKCDLNFQRQVETSEGEALARKYNCTFLETSVRDNINITKSFEALVDAIEKVQNPEAPKQDKCVIV, encoded by the coding sequence ATGACTGTGCGGTTTGTCGAGGATCATTTCGTCGAGTCGTACTATCCCACGATCGAAAACCAGTTTTCCAAAGTTATCAGGTACAAAAACCAAGATTATGCCATAGAGATTTTGGACACAGCGGGGCAGGATGAGTTTAGTATCATGAATGAGAAGCATTTGGTCGGGATCCACGGCTACTTGCTAGTGTACTCCGTGACGTCAAGACAATCGTTTGAGTTGGTAGATGTGATCAGAGATAAGATTCTAAATTCTATTGGAGCAGACTCGATGCCGATGGTGTTGATTGGGAACAAGTGTGACTTGAATTTCCAGAGGCAGGTGGAGACCAGTGAGGGAGAGGCGCTTGCGAGGAAGTACAATTGCACTTTCTTGGAAACGTCCGTGCGGGATAACATCAACATTACGAAGTCATTCGAGGCGTTGGTTGACGCGATTGAAAAGGTCCAGAACCCCGAGGCACCAAAGCAAGATAAGTGTGTGATTGTGTGA